One window from the genome of Leptospira ryugenii encodes:
- a CDS encoding ABC transporter permease, which produces MLSKLLGKNLGLKISTLLVFMFIHIPIGFIIIYAFSTDEKTFQFPIPGFTTKWFGVAWDRKDIWDAIILSVQVASISTLLAIFLGTLASLAVYRSQFFGKEIISFLVILPIALPGIVTGISLRSALNLLGIPFSTWTIVIAHATFCIVTVYNNVLARLRRSSHSLVEASMDLGASPWQTFRFVVLPNVATALLAGGMLSFALSFDEVIVTTFTAGQQSTVPIWMLTEFVRPRQRPVTNVVAVFVILVTTLPILAAYFLTREDDRSK; this is translated from the coding sequence ATGCTCTCTAAACTCCTCGGAAAAAACTTAGGTTTGAAGATATCGACACTTTTAGTCTTTATGTTCATTCATATCCCCATCGGCTTTATCATCATCTATGCTTTTTCTACTGATGAAAAGACCTTTCAATTTCCGATTCCAGGATTCACGACAAAGTGGTTTGGTGTCGCATGGGATCGCAAGGATATCTGGGATGCGATTATCTTATCTGTACAAGTAGCAAGTATCTCCACCTTACTAGCAATTTTCCTTGGCACTTTGGCAAGCCTTGCGGTCTACAGAAGTCAGTTTTTTGGAAAGGAGATCATTTCATTTTTAGTGATTTTACCGATCGCACTTCCAGGGATTGTAACCGGTATTTCCTTGAGATCTGCACTCAATTTATTAGGGATTCCTTTTAGCACCTGGACAATCGTCATCGCGCACGCTACATTTTGTATTGTCACTGTCTATAATAATGTTCTAGCAAGGCTTAGGCGAAGTTCCCATTCTCTTGTTGAAGCATCTATGGATTTAGGAGCCAGCCCTTGGCAGACCTTCCGATTTGTTGTCCTACCAAACGTTGCGACTGCTTTGCTTGCAGGAGGGATGTTGTCTTTTGCACTTTCTTTCGATGAAGTCATTGTGACTACCTTTACGGCAGGCCAACAGTCCACGGTTCCTATCTGGATGTTAACAGAATTTGTGCGTCCAAGGCAGAGACCAGTCACGAACGTAGTGGCAGTCTTTGTAATCCTTGTAACAACCTTGCCTATCTTAGCTGCGTATTTTCTGACGAGAGAAGACGACAGAAGCAAATAA
- a CDS encoding SDR family oxidoreductase → MNQNQWICITGCTDGIGRISALELAKKGYPLVLVARNSQKLENLKKELLQIRNEPDAFVLFVCDLSILSNVRSTSQEILNRFPKLYCLLNNAGAFFQERTLSAEGKEMTYALNHLHYFLLTNSLLPALQAFGKARIVNVASRAHKGVELDFQNIEGERLYSGWKQYQRSKLMNIYFTYHLAERLKGTSVTANCLHPGFVKTKFGWNNEGLAKLLVTWGQNLLAISEEEGAKTSVYLASSAEVDGITGKYFVKCKPERSSKVSYDSAIAKELWEHSEKTLKAILA, encoded by the coding sequence ATGAATCAAAACCAATGGATTTGCATAACTGGTTGCACAGACGGTATCGGCCGTATCAGTGCGCTCGAACTGGCCAAAAAAGGATATCCCTTGGTCTTAGTGGCAAGGAACAGTCAAAAGTTAGAAAACTTAAAAAAAGAATTACTCCAAATACGAAATGAACCAGATGCCTTCGTTCTTTTTGTATGTGATTTATCTATTCTCTCAAATGTTCGTAGTACTTCTCAGGAGATTCTGAACCGATTTCCGAAACTTTATTGCCTATTGAATAATGCGGGCGCCTTTTTCCAAGAAAGGACTCTGAGTGCGGAAGGGAAAGAAATGACCTATGCATTGAATCACTTGCATTACTTTTTGCTTACCAATTCTCTTTTACCCGCCTTACAAGCATTTGGAAAAGCAAGGATTGTAAATGTTGCTTCTCGCGCTCATAAAGGAGTAGAGCTTGATTTCCAAAACATCGAAGGAGAGAGGCTGTACTCAGGTTGGAAACAATACCAAAGGTCTAAGTTGATGAATATCTATTTTACTTACCACCTTGCCGAAAGATTGAAAGGCACTTCCGTGACAGCGAATTGCCTTCACCCTGGCTTTGTAAAAACCAAGTTCGGTTGGAACAACGAAGGTTTAGCAAAGCTTCTTGTGACCTGGGGTCAAAATCTTTTAGCCATCAGTGAAGAAGAAGGAGCAAAGACTTCAGTGTATCTTGCAAGTTCAGCTGAAGTGGATGGGATCACAGGGAAGTACTTTGTAAAGTGCAAACCAGAAAGAAGTTCAAAGGTCTCATATGACTCTGCCATCGCTAAAGAGCTATGGGAACATTCCGAAAAAACTTTGAAAGCTATTTTGGCCTAA
- a CDS encoding bactofilin family protein, which translates to MTKKTTQPIITEHGVIATIFGKETTFNGTLLFKKPLQISGEFVGEIISDGYLVISEGARVKANIKAGTVVVGGTIIGNVTATQRLEMLATGKVQGNIRTAKLQIADGVVFDGNCEMIQELES; encoded by the coding sequence ATGACAAAAAAAACCACTCAACCTATCATCACAGAACATGGCGTCATTGCCACGATCTTTGGAAAAGAAACTACATTTAATGGCACTCTTCTGTTTAAGAAACCACTCCAAATCTCTGGAGAATTTGTGGGTGAAATCATCTCTGATGGTTATTTAGTCATCAGCGAAGGGGCCCGCGTCAAAGCAAACATCAAAGCTGGCACGGTCGTAGTCGGTGGCACAATCATTGGAAATGTGACCGCTACCCAGAGATTGGAAATGTTGGCTACTGGAAAGGTACAAGGAAACATACGGACAGCAAAACTACAAATCGCAGATGGCGTTGTCTTTGACGGAAATTGTGAAATGATACAAGAGTTAGAATCATAG
- the acpS gene encoding holo-ACP synthase, translating to MISVGNDIVENSRIRELLDRYGDRFLNRVYTQDEVLYCQSHNDPVPFLAGRFACKEAVIKAMSLAPGEVLDMREIELAGTGFGKKTLVIHGKTETFFKEKGFTSSSVSISHADHYSTAVVILYKE from the coding sequence ATGATTTCTGTTGGCAATGACATCGTTGAAAACTCCAGGATCCGAGAACTTCTGGATCGCTATGGGGATCGTTTTCTCAATCGGGTCTATACCCAAGATGAGGTTCTGTACTGCCAATCCCATAATGACCCTGTTCCCTTTTTAGCTGGCAGATTTGCTTGTAAGGAGGCCGTCATCAAGGCTATGTCGCTTGCACCCGGTGAGGTACTAGACATGCGCGAGATCGAACTTGCAGGTACTGGATTTGGGAAAAAAACGCTAGTCATCCACGGCAAAACTGAAACATTTTTCAAAGAAAAAGGATTCACTTCCAGCTCTGTATCGATCAGCCATGCTGACCATTACTCCACTGCGGTTGTGATTCTCTATAAGGAGTGA
- a CDS encoding sensor histidine kinase, which translates to MWQFHPYSLLLGFAFFLNLLLAFYLVRLLRIQIGRYLFTMVLGCLLWTGPYALDYLFIHPFWHRVFLYLVHTGVVIACLGAVLTGVGFTQKYNILTKNLWFVLFILPFSMLVLIVFDPVYHTLLKATYLTTIEGRTQWIQVLPWTTYLVEYVGTGIWSFVIILHILRESRNDKPEMRRKYFFFLLPYSIVWIVAIAHLIGLRPFPGLNATPVTLSLLSIWIFFSINYFRVYDIVQLARAEIIDALDEPVIIIDTKERVVDWNFAAERIFLLDRKFYSLDQASEFFKYTPELHLKLKHLPEKKPEHSWQWTSSTPTRNWEVKSKKIRDKDRNNIGLILSFRDVTEQRLLEAKMAEANRALQLGNATKDRFLSIISHDLRGPLIGIKSLLKILNERMDKQDKTVSEMTESLVDATESIFSLLENLLEWSKLQRGQEDFSPSNLSLLTLVEEATNLFELNAGNKDLHFVIQIPTVALVYCDNRMIYTVLRNLISNAIKFSFRGSKIEIKATEFPKEWQLDIKDEGVGMEKQTIAKLFQVGEVVKSLGTQGETGNGIGLLLCKEFIEKNNGTLFADSDGLHGSTFSIRLPKAMIEV; encoded by the coding sequence TTGTGGCAGTTCCACCCTTATAGTCTCTTATTAGGCTTTGCCTTTTTTCTCAATCTGCTTTTGGCGTTCTATTTGGTACGCCTTCTGCGCATCCAAATCGGACGCTATCTCTTCACTATGGTGCTTGGCTGTCTCTTATGGACAGGGCCATATGCACTCGATTATCTATTCATCCATCCTTTTTGGCATAGAGTATTTTTGTATTTGGTGCATACGGGAGTTGTGATTGCATGTTTGGGAGCCGTATTAACAGGTGTTGGATTTACACAAAAATATAATATTCTAACAAAGAATCTCTGGTTTGTTCTTTTTATCTTACCTTTTTCTATGTTGGTTTTGATTGTTTTCGATCCCGTTTACCATACTTTACTGAAAGCGACCTACCTAACAACGATTGAGGGAAGAACGCAATGGATACAAGTTCTGCCTTGGACAACTTATCTCGTTGAGTATGTAGGCACGGGCATCTGGTCATTTGTCATCATCCTCCACATATTGAGAGAGTCCAGGAATGACAAACCAGAAATGCGAAGAAAATATTTCTTCTTTTTACTTCCGTATTCGATTGTTTGGATAGTTGCCATTGCTCATCTCATTGGCCTCCGCCCTTTTCCAGGCTTGAATGCCACTCCCGTCACTCTCTCTTTGCTATCGATTTGGATTTTCTTTTCAATAAATTACTTTCGCGTTTATGATATAGTACAACTTGCACGCGCTGAGATCATAGATGCCTTAGATGAACCTGTCATCATCATAGATACCAAAGAACGCGTTGTAGATTGGAACTTTGCAGCCGAAAGGATTTTTTTATTGGATAGAAAATTCTATTCCTTAGACCAAGCTTCCGAATTTTTCAAATACACCCCTGAACTCCACCTCAAGTTAAAACACCTTCCAGAAAAAAAACCTGAGCATTCCTGGCAGTGGACTTCCAGCACTCCAACACGTAACTGGGAAGTAAAATCCAAAAAGATTCGAGATAAAGACCGAAACAATATCGGTCTCATCCTCTCCTTTCGGGATGTCACCGAACAAAGATTATTGGAAGCAAAAATGGCAGAAGCAAATCGAGCTCTACAACTCGGGAATGCAACTAAAGATCGGTTTTTGTCCATTATATCTCACGATTTAAGAGGCCCTCTCATAGGTATTAAATCCCTTCTCAAAATTTTAAACGAACGTATGGACAAACAGGATAAAACTGTTTCCGAAATGACAGAATCCTTGGTGGATGCAACGGAATCTATTTTTTCACTATTAGAGAATCTATTGGAATGGTCCAAATTGCAGAGAGGCCAAGAAGACTTTAGCCCGAGCAATCTTTCCCTACTTACTTTGGTAGAGGAGGCGACCAATCTATTTGAGCTGAATGCAGGAAATAAAGACCTCCATTTCGTAATCCAAATCCCTACCGTGGCACTCGTATATTGCGATAACAGAATGATCTACACGGTATTACGAAACTTGATTTCGAATGCAATTAAATTCAGTTTTCGTGGATCAAAGATTGAAATCAAAGCAACAGAATTCCCAAAAGAGTGGCAATTGGACATCAAAGATGAAGGAGTGGGTATGGAAAAACAAACCATTGCTAAACTCTTTCAAGTGGGAGAGGTTGTCAAATCACTGGGTACACAAGGTGAAACAGGCAATGGTATCGGACTGTTATTGTGCAAAGAGTTTATAGAAAAAAATAACGGAACCTTGTTTGCCGACTCGGACGGTTTGCACGGTTCTACATTTTCCATCCGTTTACCAAAAGCCATGATTGAAGTATGA
- a CDS encoding cupin domain-containing protein, with amino-acid sequence MNWHHQTKPISIPVPGGKTIEEHFGIPSTNTTGISIAHMVAPSGWGEPFQTPEFDEYTLMVRGRKQIELDGRVIVLSAGESLFIGKGTRVRYSNPFPEDAEYWSVCHPAFNIESVHREGE; translated from the coding sequence ATGAACTGGCACCACCAAACCAAACCCATCTCAATACCCGTTCCTGGGGGAAAGACCATTGAAGAGCACTTTGGCATCCCTTCAACAAACACCACTGGCATATCCATAGCCCATATGGTTGCTCCGTCTGGATGGGGAGAACCCTTCCAAACTCCCGAGTTTGATGAATACACATTGATGGTGCGTGGACGAAAGCAAATTGAATTGGATGGCAGGGTCATTGTTCTATCTGCCGGAGAATCCCTTTTCATCGGGAAGGGAACTAGAGTTCGTTACTCCAATCCATTTCCCGAAGATGCTGAGTACTGGTCTGTCTGCCATCCAGCCTTCAATATAGAATCTGTTCATAGAGAAGGGGAGTGA
- a CDS encoding ABC transporter permease, with amino-acid sequence MDRIFTFLFYRKSLAIFLLLSPLLIWLGIVYIGSLFTLLIQSFFSVDSFSGVIKHEFTLETYYDLFKLSTNWDIFIRTSLMALSVTIMSAILAFPVAYYMAMYAGPKLRPILYLGIMLPLWSSYLVKVYAWKMLMAKEGIITWVLEKIGLTFVLDGILSIPVIGGPSLSFSYIGMFLVFLYLWLPYMILPIQASLERIPKSLLEASSDLGGNPSITFRKVVFPLAFPGVVAGSIFTFSLTLGDYIIPTIIGNSSYFIGMAVYTHQGTAGNIPLAAAFSVVPIIIMMVYLNIAKRLGAFDAL; translated from the coding sequence ATGGATCGTATTTTTACTTTCTTATTTTATCGTAAGTCTCTCGCCATCTTCCTTCTTCTAAGCCCACTTTTGATATGGCTAGGGATTGTTTATATTGGTTCTCTGTTTACTTTACTCATACAAAGTTTCTTCTCTGTAGATTCCTTTTCTGGTGTCATCAAACACGAGTTTACCCTCGAAACTTATTACGATCTTTTCAAACTATCGACAAATTGGGATATTTTTATCCGTACGAGTTTGATGGCACTTTCTGTCACAATCATGAGTGCGATTTTAGCTTTCCCTGTCGCTTATTATATGGCGATGTATGCAGGGCCAAAACTTAGACCGATTTTGTATTTAGGTATCATGTTACCTCTTTGGTCTAGTTATCTGGTAAAAGTTTATGCTTGGAAGATGTTGATGGCTAAAGAAGGCATCATCACATGGGTTTTAGAAAAGATTGGCCTCACCTTTGTTTTAGATGGAATTCTTTCGATTCCTGTGATCGGTGGACCAAGCCTCTCCTTTTCATACATTGGAATGTTTCTTGTGTTTCTGTACCTTTGGTTGCCTTATATGATCCTGCCTATCCAAGCATCTTTAGAGCGAATCCCAAAATCCTTATTAGAAGCATCTTCCGATTTGGGTGGCAATCCTTCCATTACGTTTCGAAAAGTAGTCTTTCCTTTAGCTTTCCCAGGAGTCGTGGCGGGCTCGATCTTTACTTTCTCTCTGACTTTGGGTGATTATATCATCCCGACCATCATTGGCAATTCGAGTTATTTCATAGGGATGGCAGTATACACCCACCAAGGAACAGCCGGTAACATACCTTTGGCGGCAGCTTTTTCTGTGGTCCCTATCATCATCATGATGGTATACCTAAACATAGCAAAAAGGTTAGGTGCGTTTGATGCTCTCTAA
- a CDS encoding ABC transporter substrate-binding protein, translating to MTKSFLKRLTAVSLVLVFGLLISCGKKEKITAIGATEGEVSIVAWPGYIERGETDKAYDWVTEFEKSSGCKVTVKTAATSDEMVALMNEGGFDLVTASGDASLRLIAGGKVQEINIDLIPSWKEVDARLQNAPWHTVDGKHYGVPYQWGPNVLMYNKKVFKTAPTSWNVVFEEQKLPDGKTNKGRVQAFDGPIYIADAALYLKKAKPELGINDPYELDEKQYNAAIELLKKQRQLVPKYWHDAMVQVDDFKKEGLVASSTWPFQVNLLTADKQPVGSVVPVEGATGWADTTMLHKDSKHVNCAYKWMEHSISAKVQGDLASWFGSVPSVPAACKGNALLTDEGCATNGFDNFEKISFWRTPVENCSGGRKCVPYKKWAEDYIAIIGSK from the coding sequence ATGACAAAATCATTTTTGAAACGACTCACGGCAGTGTCTCTAGTCCTAGTCTTTGGACTACTGATCTCTTGTGGCAAAAAGGAAAAAATTACCGCAATCGGTGCAACGGAAGGTGAGGTTTCTATCGTTGCTTGGCCTGGCTACATCGAAAGAGGGGAAACAGACAAAGCCTACGACTGGGTGACTGAATTTGAAAAATCTAGCGGCTGTAAAGTGACGGTAAAAACCGCTGCGACATCTGATGAGATGGTTGCACTCATGAATGAGGGTGGTTTTGATTTAGTAACTGCTTCTGGAGATGCTTCGCTTCGCTTGATCGCTGGTGGGAAAGTGCAAGAAATCAATATCGACTTGATCCCTAGCTGGAAAGAAGTAGATGCAAGATTACAAAATGCACCTTGGCATACAGTTGACGGAAAACACTACGGAGTTCCTTACCAGTGGGGACCAAACGTTCTTATGTACAATAAAAAGGTATTTAAAACTGCCCCTACATCATGGAATGTTGTGTTCGAAGAGCAAAAACTTCCTGATGGAAAAACAAACAAAGGCCGTGTGCAAGCATTTGATGGACCCATTTACATTGCTGATGCAGCTCTTTACCTAAAGAAGGCAAAACCTGAACTAGGTATCAATGATCCTTATGAGTTAGATGAGAAGCAATACAACGCTGCGATTGAACTACTTAAAAAACAAAGACAACTTGTTCCTAAATATTGGCATGATGCTATGGTTCAAGTAGATGATTTCAAAAAAGAAGGTTTAGTTGCCTCTTCTACCTGGCCATTCCAAGTGAACCTACTTACAGCAGACAAACAACCTGTAGGATCCGTTGTTCCAGTGGAAGGTGCAACTGGTTGGGCAGATACTACAATGTTACACAAAGATTCTAAACACGTTAACTGTGCTTACAAGTGGATGGAACATTCCATCAGTGCAAAAGTTCAAGGCGATTTAGCTTCTTGGTTTGGTTCCGTACCTTCTGTACCTGCAGCTTGTAAAGGTAACGCATTGCTAACTGATGAAGGTTGTGCAACAAATGGTTTTGACAACTTTGAAAAAATTTCTTTCTGGAGAACTCCAGTAGAAAATTGCTCAGGTGGAAGGAAATGTGTTCCTTACAAAAAATGGGCAGAGGATTACATTGCTATCATAGGTAGCAAATAA
- a CDS encoding tetratricopeptide repeat protein has translation MVSEKMTKVLALYNEGLSLYKNRKFVEAKANFQKALEIEPNDGPSLLYIERCDDYIADPPPEDWDGVYNMKTK, from the coding sequence ATCGTTTCTGAAAAGATGACAAAAGTTTTGGCTTTATACAATGAGGGTTTATCTCTCTATAAAAACCGAAAGTTTGTGGAAGCGAAGGCTAATTTCCAAAAGGCACTTGAGATTGAGCCAAACGATGGCCCCTCACTTCTCTACATCGAACGCTGTGATGACTACATTGCGGACCCACCTCCTGAGGATTGGGACGGCGTTTACAATATGAAAACAAAGTAA
- a CDS encoding ABC transporter ATP-binding protein: MLDVELIEVTKNFGDFLAVDRASFGIKKGEFFSMLGPSGSGKTTCLRMVAGFYDPSAGKILLGGQDVRGIPPYKRNVNTVFQDYALFPHMSIAENVGYGLMVKNVSKKEIASRVQHMLEMVRLPDVGKRKPSELSGGQRQRIALARALINQPQILLLDEPLGALDLKLREEMQIELKAIQKTVGITFIFVTHDQEEALSMSDRIAVFNQGKVEQIGSPWEIYEKPNTSFVANFVGTSNIFDEQTTSSFIQRSSKTMIRPEKIRILSPMDPKDGLITVPATLLNEVYSGANSRLVVQTKAGQRIIVSKQNSNLKAMEASSELIVAWKEEDMHLIQA; the protein is encoded by the coding sequence GTGTTAGATGTTGAATTAATCGAGGTTACTAAAAATTTCGGAGATTTTCTGGCTGTGGACCGAGCTTCCTTCGGAATCAAAAAAGGAGAATTTTTCTCCATGTTGGGACCATCTGGTTCCGGAAAGACAACCTGCCTACGTATGGTGGCAGGTTTTTATGATCCTTCGGCTGGGAAAATATTACTCGGCGGACAAGATGTTCGAGGCATTCCTCCATACAAACGAAATGTAAATACGGTATTCCAAGACTATGCACTCTTTCCCCATATGAGCATCGCTGAAAATGTCGGCTATGGTCTAATGGTGAAAAATGTTTCCAAGAAAGAGATCGCCTCCAGAGTCCAACATATGTTGGAAATGGTGCGGCTTCCCGATGTTGGAAAACGAAAACCATCAGAACTTTCTGGTGGCCAAAGACAAAGGATTGCCCTTGCGCGAGCTCTGATCAACCAACCCCAAATCCTTCTCTTGGATGAACCTTTAGGAGCCCTGGACTTAAAATTGCGTGAAGAAATGCAAATTGAGTTAAAAGCGATCCAAAAGACTGTTGGGATTACGTTTATATTTGTGACCCATGACCAAGAAGAGGCACTTTCGATGTCAGACCGCATTGCCGTCTTTAACCAGGGTAAGGTGGAGCAAATCGGAAGCCCTTGGGAAATATATGAGAAGCCTAATACTTCTTTTGTTGCCAATTTTGTGGGAACTTCCAATATCTTTGATGAACAAACAACGTCCTCATTTATCCAAAGATCCTCAAAAACGATGATCCGTCCGGAAAAGATCCGCATCTTGTCTCCCATGGATCCGAAAGATGGGCTGATTACAGTGCCGGCTACTTTACTCAATGAAGTGTATTCTGGAGCAAATTCTAGACTTGTGGTGCAGACAAAGGCTGGCCAAAGAATCATCGTATCCAAACAAAATTCAAATTTAAAAGCAATGGAAGCCTCTTCTGAATTGATTGTGGCTTGGAAAGAAGAAGACATGCATCTCATTCAGGCTTAA